The Streptomyces sp. NBC_01689 genome includes a window with the following:
- a CDS encoding rhodanese-like domain-containing protein: protein MPTVEIGDLADGDFLLDVREDDEWQAGHAEGALHIPMSEFVARYGELTEAAPQDGKVHVICRSGGRSAQVAMYLVQQGVDAVNVDGGMQVWAASGRPVVDDKGASGFVL, encoded by the coding sequence GTGCCCACGGTCGAGATCGGCGATCTCGCGGACGGAGACTTCCTGCTCGACGTCCGGGAGGACGACGAATGGCAGGCGGGCCACGCCGAAGGGGCGCTGCACATCCCCATGAGTGAGTTCGTCGCACGCTACGGCGAGCTGACCGAGGCGGCCCCGCAGGACGGCAAGGTCCACGTGATCTGCCGTTCCGGCGGCCGGTCCGCGCAGGTCGCGATGTACCTGGTCCAGCAGGGTGTCGACGCCGTGAACGTGGACGGCGGCATGCAGGTCTGGGCCGCTTCCGGCCGTCCGGTGGTGGACGACAAGGGCGCCTCGGGCTTCGTGCTCTAG
- a CDS encoding DUF2252 domain-containing protein codes for MTELGTRDEALRAPRVSGVFAVPGFAGWPAQGSPKEQGKALRARVPRTAHAELTSDADRPDVVTVVQESNRGRIPELTPIRVGRMAATPFAFLRGSAGLMAYDLARTPMTGIDAQICGDAHAANFGLYGDARGGLVIDLNDFDETVRGPWEWDLKRLAASLVLAGREAGADEDTCRKAAHDAVGAYRRTMRLLARLPVLDAWNAIADEELVSHTDAHDLLGTLERVSEKARANTSGRFAARSTTSVEGGGRRFVDAAPVLRRVPDAEAAAVAASLEQYLTTVSEDRLPLLARYAVHDVAFRIVGTGSVGMRSYVVLLLDHRGEPLVLQVKEARASALLPHLATAGHAVPDVSHEGRRVVLGQKRMQVVSDILLGWTTVEGRAFQVRQFRNRKGSVDPAALAADQVDDYARMTGALLARAHSHSADPRLIAGYCGKNEELDEAVATFAMAYADRTETDHAALLTAIREGRIAAEQGV; via the coding sequence ATGACCGAGCTGGGTACGAGGGACGAGGCGCTCCGGGCGCCCAGGGTTTCCGGGGTCTTCGCGGTTCCGGGGTTCGCGGGCTGGCCCGCGCAGGGTTCGCCCAAGGAGCAGGGCAAGGCACTCCGCGCCCGGGTGCCGCGCACCGCGCACGCCGAGCTGACCTCGGACGCCGACCGGCCGGACGTCGTGACCGTGGTCCAGGAGTCCAACCGCGGCAGGATCCCCGAGCTCACGCCGATACGGGTCGGCCGGATGGCCGCCACCCCCTTCGCCTTCCTGCGCGGCTCGGCCGGCCTCATGGCCTACGACCTCGCGCGCACCCCCATGACCGGCATCGACGCCCAGATCTGCGGTGACGCCCACGCGGCGAACTTCGGCCTGTACGGCGACGCGCGCGGCGGCCTGGTCATCGACCTCAACGACTTCGACGAGACGGTGCGCGGCCCCTGGGAGTGGGACCTCAAGCGCCTCGCCGCCTCGCTCGTGCTCGCGGGCCGGGAGGCGGGCGCGGACGAGGACACCTGCCGCAAAGCCGCCCATGACGCGGTCGGTGCCTACCGGCGCACGATGCGGCTGCTCGCCAGACTCCCGGTGCTGGACGCGTGGAACGCCATCGCCGACGAGGAGCTCGTCTCCCACACGGACGCCCACGACCTGCTCGGCACCCTGGAGCGGGTCTCGGAGAAGGCGCGGGCCAACACCAGCGGGCGTTTCGCCGCCAGGTCGACGACCTCGGTCGAGGGCGGCGGCCGGCGCTTCGTCGACGCGGCCCCGGTGCTGCGCCGTGTGCCCGACGCGGAGGCGGCAGCGGTCGCGGCCTCCCTGGAGCAGTACCTGACGACGGTCTCGGAGGACCGCCTCCCCCTCCTCGCCCGGTACGCGGTGCACGACGTCGCCTTCCGCATCGTCGGCACCGGCAGCGTCGGTATGCGGTCCTACGTCGTGCTGCTCCTGGACCACCGTGGCGAACCCCTCGTCCTGCAGGTGAAGGAGGCCCGTGCCTCGGCGCTGCTGCCGCACCTGGCCACGGCCGGCCACGCGGTGCCCGACGTGTCGCACGAGGGCCGGCGCGTCGTCCTCGGGCAGAAGCGCATGCAGGTCGTCAGCGACATCCTGCTCGGCTGGACCACGGTCGAGGGCCGGGCCTTCCAGGTGCGCCAGTTCCGCAACCGCAAGGGCAGCGTCGACCCCGCCGCGCTCGCCGCCGACCAGGTCGACGACTACGCGCGCATGACCGGCGCACTGCTCGCCCGCGCCCACTCGCACAGCGCCGACCCCCGCCTGATCGCCGGCTACTGCGGAAAGAACGAGGAACTCGACGAGGCGGTCGCCACGTTCGCCATGGCCTACGCGGACCGTACGGAGACGGACCATGCCGCCCTGCTGACGGCGATACGAGAGGGACGGATCGCGGCGGAGCAGGGCGTCTGA
- a CDS encoding winged helix-turn-helix transcriptional regulator, with protein sequence MPELGAHDAGPCQKVDDGMARVFQLFGKRWTGLIVAVLLPHPVHFADLRRAIPGISERMLSDRLTELGAAGLVVRDVDEGPPLRVSYGLTPAGAALEPALKELGSWAEEHLPGSPQCPSELRK encoded by the coding sequence ATGCCAGAGCTGGGAGCACACGACGCAGGGCCGTGCCAGAAGGTCGACGACGGTATGGCCCGGGTCTTCCAGCTGTTCGGAAAGCGCTGGACGGGCCTGATCGTGGCCGTGCTGCTGCCGCACCCCGTCCACTTCGCCGACCTGCGCCGGGCGATCCCCGGCATCAGCGAACGGATGCTCTCCGACCGGCTCACGGAACTCGGCGCCGCGGGACTCGTCGTGCGCGACGTCGACGAAGGACCGCCGCTGCGGGTCTCGTACGGTCTGACACCGGCCGGCGCCGCGCTGGAGCCCGCGCTGAAGGAACTGGGCAGCTGGGCGGAGGAGCATCTTCCGGGCAGCCCGCAGTGTCCCTCCGAGCTCAGGAAGTGA
- a CDS encoding FMN-dependent NADH-azoreductase, producing MATLLHIDSSVFQGPASTSRTVTDAFRKAWEEQHPQGTVVYRDLAANPVPHITADAHTAGFAPADAHTPEQAAAFAERLKFIEELEQADAVLIGAPMYNYAIPSTLKAWLDNVILMGRTAMAEDSKIKGTPVTVIASRGGSYAPGTPREGFEYVQNYLEAILRDTLELDLDFIVPELTMAPHNPAMSELVPLFEASRTKALDSAAIKAKELAERLAA from the coding sequence ATGGCCACCCTCCTCCACATCGACTCGTCCGTTTTCCAGGGCCCCGCCTCCACCTCGCGCACGGTGACCGACGCCTTCCGCAAGGCCTGGGAGGAGCAGCACCCGCAGGGCACCGTGGTCTACCGCGACCTCGCCGCGAACCCGGTTCCGCACATCACGGCCGACGCCCACACCGCCGGTTTCGCCCCGGCGGACGCGCACACCCCGGAGCAGGCCGCCGCCTTCGCCGAGCGTCTGAAGTTCATCGAGGAGCTGGAGCAGGCGGACGCCGTCCTGATAGGCGCGCCGATGTACAACTACGCGATCCCGTCGACCCTCAAGGCGTGGCTGGACAACGTGATCCTCATGGGCCGTACCGCCATGGCCGAGGACTCGAAGATCAAGGGCACTCCGGTCACGGTGATCGCCAGCCGCGGCGGCTCGTACGCGCCGGGCACGCCCCGCGAGGGCTTCGAGTACGTGCAGAACTACCTGGAGGCCATCCTCCGCGACACCCTTGAGCTGGACCTGGACTTCATCGTCCCGGAGCTCACGATGGCGCCGCACAACCCGGCGATGTCCGAGCTGGTCCCGCTCTTCGAGGCGTCCCGCACCAAGGCGCTCGACTCCGCCGCGATCAAGGCGAAGGAGCTCGCGGAGCGTCTCGCCGCGTAG